In Leclercia sp. LSNIH1, the genomic stretch CGCGGTAGAGCGTGGCGCGTTCAAAGGCGGCATCCAGCAGCGCCGAACGGCCGAGGGAGAGCTTCGCCACGTCGTAACAGAGCTCCAGAGCATCATCCAGCAGCAGCAGCGCGCGCTGAATATGCTGATCGGCCAGCAGTTCGCGCAGGTTGCCACGAAAACCCGGATCGCCAAGCTGCATGCGAAAATCCTGCGTACTCTGCGCCAGGCGGTCGGCGCACTTCTGTAGCTGCTGGGTATCTTTCAGTTCGGTGCGGTAGGCGATGGTAAAATCTTTCGCCAGATCCAGCAGCTGGCGGCTGGAGAGCGACTGGCCGAAATACTGGCTGGCGATATCGGGGAGCTGATGGGCTTCGTCGAAGATCAGCACCTCGGCTTCGGGGATCAGCTCGCCAAAACCGCTCTCTTTCACCACCATGTCCGCCAGGAAGAGGTGGTGGTTCACCACCACCACGTCGGCCTCCATCGCCGTTTTACGCGCTTTGACCACAAAACAGTCTTTATAGAGCGGACAGTCGCTGCCCAGACAGTTGTCGTTGGTGCTGGTGACCAGCGGCCAGGCAGGAGAGTCTTCGGCGACGCTGGCGCAGGTACTGATATCGCCATCCTGGGTCTGGTTGGCCCAGCTGCGCAGGATGATCACATCGCTGAGGGTCTGTACCGGCAGATCGCCGCCCGCCAGCGCCTGCTGTTCGAGCCGCTCAATACAGAGATAGTTGGAGCGCCCTTTCAGCAGGGCCAGACGGCCTTTATATTTCAGGGCTTTGGCGACGGTGGGCAGATCGCGGCTGTAGAGCTGATCCTGCAACGCTTTCGAACCGGTGGAGATGATCACCTTTTTCTTCGTGCGCAGCGCTGGCGCCAGATAGGCGTACGTTTTACCGGTGCCGGTCCCCGCCTCTACCACCAGTGGCTGGGCGCTGTCGATCGCCTCGGCTACCGCGTGCGCCATCTGGCGCTGCGGTTCGCGCGGCTTGAAGCCGGGAATTGCCTTTGCTAACTGTCCGTCTGCTGCGAAATCGTCTGCCACTCTGCCCCCTGTAATTTTGCACAGGGATTATGTCAGGCCGATCGTCCTGGCGCCAGTCGAGAGTGACGCAGGCAAAACAATATGGCAGTCTTGCCCGCAGAAAGTCACCATAACGAGGAAACGTGTATGACAATTGTGCGCATTGATGCCGAAGCCCGCTGGTCAGATGTAGTGATCCACAACCAGACCCTCTACTACACCGGCGTACCGGAAAACCTGGATGCCGACGCCTATGAGCAGACCGCCAATACCCTGGCGCAGATTGACGCAGTGCTGGAAAAACAGGGCAGCGACAAATCCCGCATTCTGGATGCGACCATTTTCCTTGCCAGTAAAGAGGATTTTGCGGCGATGAACAAAGCCTGGGACGAGTGGGTGGTGGCGGGTCACGCGCCTGTCCGCTGCACGGTACAGGCGACGCTGATGAAGCCGCAGTATAAGGTTGAGATTAAGATTATCGCTGCGGTGTAAGGGCGTTACTCCTCTTCATCATCCTCAAAACGCGCCACGATCCGCTCGCCGGTATGGGTGGCGCGAAGCTCTTCTGCCACCTGAGAAATTGCCTGCCCGCTGCTCATCCCCTGGGACATCAGCTCCTGTATGCGCTCGACGGCCTTTTGCTGCTGCTCGTGGTTCAGTGAAGGTAAACCTGCAAACATTGTCAACTCCTGCTAAATTATTGGCGCTAATTATTTCACGCTGCCCGGTTGTTTACCACCCATGAACTCGCTATCCCCCACTGTTATGACATTACCGTGGCGTCCTGACGCCGCAGAATTCTGGTTTGCTCCGCTCAGCCATCTGCCGTGGGCCATGCTGCTGCACTCGGGCCATGCGGATCACCCCTACAGTCGCTTTGACATTCTGGTCGCTGACCCGCGCAGCACACTGGTGACGCACGGAGCGGATACGATGATCGACGGGGTTCATTCTGACGCCTGCCCGCTGAGTTTGTTGCAGCAGGCCCTTGATGAGATGGGCCTGCCCTGCACGCCTGACCCGGACCTCCCCTTCCAGGGCGGCGCGCTGGGGCTGTTCGGCTATGACCTTGGCCGCCGCTTCGAAAAGCTGCCGGAACGGGCCTTGCGTGATATCACCCTGGCGGATATGGCGGTGGGCCTGTATGACTGGGCGATAATCGTCGATCACCACAAAGAGCGGGTGTCGCTGGTCTGTCATGGCGATGCACAGGCGCGGCTGGCCTGGCTTGAAGCACAGCGCCCCCCTGAGAACGTACCTGCATTCCGGCTGACCTCCGGCTGGCAGGCCAATATGACCGCGGCGGAGTACCAGGAAAAATTTGAGCGCGTGCAGGCCTTCCTGCACAGCGGCGACTGCTATCAGGTGAATCTGGCCCAGCGTTTCCAGGCCCGCTACGAGGGCGACGAATGGCAGGCGTTTACCCGGCTGAACGCCAACAACCGCGCCCCCTTCAGCGCCTTTTTGCGTCTTGAAGAGGGGGCGATCCTGAGCCTCTCCCCGGAGCGTTTTATTCATCTGGCGGAAGGCACCATTCAGACCCGCCCGATCAAAGGCACTCTGCCGCGCCTGGCGGATGCCGAGGCGGATCGCCAGCAGGCGGAGAAGCTCGCCGCCTCGCCGAAAGACAGAGCCGAGAATCTGATGATTGTCGATCTGATGCGCAATGATATTGGCCGGGTGGCGGAGCCGGGAAGCGTGCGGGTGCCGGAGCTGTTCGTGGTGGAGCCCTTCCCGGCCGTGCATCACCTGGTGAGCACCATCACCGCCCGCCTGCCGCAAGCGCAGACCGCGTGCGATCTGCTGCGCGCCGCGTTTCCCGGCGGGTCGATCACCGGCGCGCCAAAAGTGCGGGCGATGGAGATCATCGACGAACTGGAGCCGCATCGCCGGAACGCATGGTGCGGCAGCATCGGCTATATCAGCCTCTGCGGCGGCATGGATACCAGCATCACCATTCGAACCCTGACGGCGGTGGAGGGGCAGCTCTACTGTTCCGCAGGCGGTGGCATTGTGGCTGACAGCCAGGCCGGGGCGGAATATCAGGAAACGTTTGATAAAGTGAATCGTATTCTGCAACAACTGGAGTGCTAACTGGTGAATATCGACGATCTGACCCTCGACCATTTTTTATCGCGTTTTCAGCTGTTGCGCCCGCAGGTGAACAGCACGTCGCTGAACCAGCGTCAGGCGGCAGTGTTGATCCCGGTGGTGCGCCGGGAGCAGCCGGGCCTGCTGTTGACCCGGCGCTCGGCGAAGCTGCGTAAACATGCCGGTCAGGTGGCCTTTCCCGGCGGCGCGGTAGACAGCACCGACGCCTCATTAATTGCCGCCGCCCTGCGTGAAGCCGAAGAAGAGGTGGCGATCCCGCCGCACAAGGTCGAGGTGATTGGCGTCCTGCCGCCGGTGGACAGCGTCACCGGTTTTCAGGTTACGCCGGTGGTGGGGATTATTCCGCCGGATCTGCACTATCACGCCAGCGAGGACGAAGTGGAGTCGGTCTTTGAAATGCCGCTGGCGGAAGCCCTGCGTCTGGGCCGTTATCATCCGCTCGATATTCATCGCCGTGGCCACGATCATCGGGTGTGGCTCTCCTGGTATGAGCATTATTTTGTCTGGGGCATGACGGCGGGAATAATTCGTGAGCTGGCGCTGCAGATCGGCCTGAAACCTTGACTATACTTTACATTCGCCTCTTTTTTGCGCCTTTGCGATCGGCCTCCCGCTATTAGTTTATCAGGCGTTAATCATTAGTTTAATTCATGTGAATAGTTAAGCTGACGACAGGGTTCCCTCTTACACTATGCGAAGTTATTACATCGTTACTGGAAACCCGGTAACCCTGTCAGGAGTGTTAAAGTGATTAGTATATTCGACATGTTCAAAGTGGGGATTGGTCCCTCTTCTTCCCACACTGTCGGGCCGATGAAGGCCGGTAAACAGTTCGTCGATGACCTGGTCGAAAAAGGATTACTGGATAGCGTTACCCGCGTGGCTGTAGACGTTTACGGTTCACTGTCGCTTACGGGTAAAGGCCACCACACCGATATCGCCATTATTATGGGTCTGGCCGGGAATATGCCGGACACCGTAGATATTGACGCCATTCCGGCGTTTATTCGCGACGTGGAAACGCGCGGTCGTCTGCTGCTGGCGAATGGCCGGCATGAAGTCGATTTCCCGCAGGACGACGGCATGCGTTTTCGCAGCGACAACCTCTCCCTGCATGAAAACGGGATGCAGATCCACGCCTTCAGCGGCGAGAAAGTGGTCTACAGCAAGACCTACTACTCCATCGGCGGCGGCTTTATCGTCGATGAAGAGCATTTCGGCCAGGACGTCACGGGCGACGTAAAGGTGCCTTACCCATTCAAATCGGCGACAGAAATGCTGAATTACTGCAAGGAGACTGGCCTGTCCCTCTCCGGCATGGTGATGCAGAACGAGCTGGCGCTGCACAGCAAGAAAGAGATTGAAGACTATTTCGCCAACGTCTGGCAGACCATGCGCGCCTGTATCGATCGCGGTATGAATACCGAAGGGGTACTGCCTGGCCCACTGCGCGTGCCGCGTCGTGCCTCTGCCCTGCGCCGGATGCTGGTTACGACGGATAAGTACTCCAACGATCCGATGAACGTGGTGGACTGGGTCAACATGTTTGCCCTCGCGGTGAACGAAGAGAACGCCGCCGGTGGCCGCGTGGTGACCGCGCCGACCAACGGTGCCTGCGGGATCGTTCCGGCAGTGCTGGCCTACTACGATCACTTTATCGAATCGGTAAGCCCGGATATCTATATTCGCTACTTCCTCGCCGCAGGCGCGGTGGGTGCGCTGTATAAGATGAATGCCTCCATTTCCGGCGCTGAGGTTGGCTGTCAGGGTGAAGTGGGCGTGGCCTGTTCCATGGCGGCAGCCGGTCTGGCTGAGCTGCTGGGCGCCAGCCCGGAGCAGGTATGCGTGGCCGCCGAGATCGGCATGGAACATAACCTCGGTCTGACCTGTGACCCGGTTGCCGGTCAGGTGCAGGTGCCATGTATTGAGCGTAACGCGATTGCCTCCGTAAAAGCGATCAACGCCTCCCGTATGGCGATGCGCCGTACCAGCGAACCGCGCGTCTCGCTGGATAAGGTGATCGAAACCATGTACGAAACCGGTAAAGATATGAACGCCAAATACCGCGAAACGTCCCGCGGCGGTCTGGCCATTAAGGTGCAGTGCGACTAAGACGCTGAAAGCGCTTCTGCAACTTTCGTCTTTCATGCTTTAAACGCCCATCTGATAGGGATGGGCGAATTTCATCCCCTTTCCTCGTTACCTGAAATAATGCCGACTACACTAGCCAGGTTGCCACGGGCATCTGCGCCAGTGGCTCTTCGGGTGACCGTGGCATGCAAACAACGCACAGGATAATTAAAAATTATCACCGCAAACGGGTAATCGTTTGCCTCCTGCTGTCCCTTTCCACTCTCGTTTGCACGCTAATTATCGGCTTTATTTCACAGCGCAATTTAAATCAGCAGACCACCGTGGCCTTTGTCTCCCATGCTGTCGATACGCTGGATAAGATCCTGCAGCCGCTGGAGACGGGACGCGAGGTGGTACAACCGCTTATCGGCCTGCCCTGCGTGGAGGTCAACTTTTTACTGCGCAAGCACGCCGCCTCCCTGCAAACCGTGCGCTCAATCGGCCTGATTAAAGACGGCATTCTCTATTGCTCAAGCATGTTCGGTGACCGCGATATCCCCATCAGCCAGTTTCAGCCCCTGCTGCCCGCCGCGCAGCCCTTACTGCTCCTGACCACAGACCAGCCGCTGATGAAAGGCAGCCCGGTGCTGATCCAATGGTATCCGGCGCCCGGCCAGAGTGAGGATGGCATCATGGAGATTGTGAATATCGATCTTATCGCCCGGATGCTGCTGGAGCCCCAGCTGCCGCTCATCAGCGACGTTAACCTCAGCGTCGGCGGTAAGTACCTGAACCATGAGCGCCAGCTTTCGGACAGGCTGGTGACAGACGCTGGCGACAACGTTTACCAGCAGGCTTCCCTCAACTTTCCTTTCATCATCACCGTCAACGGCCCGGGGCTGACCGCGCTGGCGCTGAAAAATCTGCCGTCGCAGCTGCCGCTGGCGGTGATATTCAGCATGCTGGTGGGGTATATCGCCTGGCTTGCCACCGCCAGTCGCATGAGCTTTACCCGGGAGATCAACTTTGGCCTGGCCTCCGGTGAGTTTGAGCTCTTTTGCCAGCCGCTGATCGATGCCAAAAAACAGGATTGCGTCGGCGTGGAAATTCTTCTGCGCTGGAATAATCCGCGGCAGGGGTGGATCGCCCCGGATATTTTTATTCCGCTGGCGGAGGAGCATAACCTGATTGTCCCCCTCACCCGCTACGTGCTTATTGAAACCGTCCGTCATCTGGCGATGTTTCCTACCGCGCCGGGCTTTCATATTGGGATTAACGTCGCAGCCAGCCATTTCCGTGACGGCACTCTGCTTCACGACCTGAATCGCGTCTGGTTCAGCGCCGAGCCCGCGCAGCAGCTGGTCATTGAATTAACCGAGCGCGATACCCTGCTGGAGATGGACTACACCATGGTAGAGGCGTTACATCAGAAAGGGGTGAAGCTGGCGATTGACGATTTTGGTACCGGGAGCAGTTCGCTTTCGTGGCTGGAGAAACTCAATCCGGAAGTGCTGAAAATTGATAAATCTTTTACCGCCGCCATCGGCACGGATGCCGTCAACTCAACGGTGACAGACATTATTATCGCCCTGGCTCAGAGACTGAATATTGAACTGGTGGCTGAAGGGGTGGAAACCCGCGACCAGGCGAGCCATCTGCGCCTGCACGGGGTGGATATCCTTCAGGGATTTTTGTACGCGCGGCCGATGCCACTGCGGGATTTCCCGCAGTGGCTGGCGGAGAGTTCCCCTCCGCCAGCCTCTCATAACGGCGATATGATGCCGTCGGCTCCGTAATTACTCTTCTTCGTCGTGGGCGGACTGTTCTTTAACAATGCGCACCAGATCAACGCGGTAATCGTTGGCGGTCACGATGGTTATCTTCAGCGGCGGCAGCTCAAGCACATCACCGGCTCGCGGAATTTGACCGTTCACGGCAATCACCAGACCGGCCACCGTCGCGATATCTTCATCGTGGTTGGTCAGGTGTTCCAGCCCCAGCGTATGTTGCAGGGCGTGCAGATCCGTGGTGCCTTTGACCAGCCAGCCATCATTATCGTTAACGATCTCCGGCGTTTCGTCGGCATCCGGGAACTCACCGGCAATCGCTTCAAGAACATCCAGCGGCGTAACCAGACCCTGCACCACGCCAAACTCGTTGGTCACGATGACAAAGCTACCCCGGGCACGGCGCAGTACGCCAAGCAGGTTGATCGGGTCGAGCGTTTCCGGCACCACGATAGCAGGCGATGCGGCGGCAATGGCCTCAACGTCCACGCCCTCTTCCAGTGCCACCAGCATCTCTTTGGCACGAACCACGCCGATGATCTCATCCAGCTCGCCGCGACACACCGGGAACAGGCTGTGCGGAGAGGAGAGCAGCTGCTGGCGGATTTCCGTCACGCTCAGTCTGGCATCGACCCAGCTGATTTCACCGCGCGGGGTCATGATGCCGCGCAGGGAACGCGAGGCCAGGGACAGCACGCCGTTAATCATATAGCGCTCTTCTTCAACAAAGGCGCCTTCCGGAACCGGCACCGGGACATGGTTATCGCTGTCCTGCTGTGCTTTGGCTTCGCGGCGGCCACCCATCAGACGCAAAATCGCATCAGCGGTCCGGGCACGCAGCGGCTGGTTCGACTGCTGGCGAATAAAGTTGCGACGGGCAATCTGGTTAAACAGCTCTATAATGATGGAGAAACCAATTGCGGCGTACAGATAGCCTTTCGGAATATGGAAGCCGAAACCTTCTGCCACCAGGCTCAGACCGATCATCAGCAGGAAGCTCAGACAGAGCACCACCACGGTCGGATGCTGGTTAACGAATCGCGTCAACGGCTTCGAGGCGAGTAGCATCACCGCCATCGCGATAATCACGGCCGCCATCATCACCGGCAGATGATTCACCATACCGACAGCGGTAATGACCGCGTCGAGGGAGAAGACCGCGTCCAGTACCACGATTTGCAGTACCACTACCCAGAAGCTGGCATAGCCTTTACCGTGTCCGTCGTCGTGCTGGCGGTTTTCCAGCCGTTCATGGAGCTCGGTTGTGGCTTTGAAGAGCAGGAATATCCCCCCCAGCAGCATGATCAGGTCGCGCCCTGAGAAGGTGAAGTTGAAGGCAGTGAACAGCGGTTGCGTAAGCGTAACCATCCATGAGATCACCGACAGCAGCGCAAGACGCATAATCAGCGCCAGCGACAGACCGATTAAACGTGCTTTATCACGTTGTTTAGGTGGAAGTTTATCCGCAAGGATCGCGATAAACACGAGGTTATCGATACCGAGAACGATCTCAAGTACCACCAGCGTGAGCAATCCTACCCAGATTTGCGGGTCCATTAAGAATTCCATGACAAGCTCCTGCTAAAGGAATGGCAAAACGGCGCCGCGAAAAGGTCGGGCGAAGCGGTAAAGAACGTAAACAGTGAGTGGCGCGAATCGCCGATAAGGCTGGCCAGAGCTGGCCGGGTGTGTGACTGGCGTCGGTGACGGTCCATACAGTGGGCTACTGCCCCATACTCCTGACAATTAAACGGATGGTAAACATATCAGAGACCTGAGCTCTTTGGCAAAGATTTACTTTCCTTTGCAAACAGATGTTTCCGTGCTTTTTTTGATCACAGAAATATCTCATTGGCTTAGGCTAAATTACGGATCTTCATCACATAAATTATTTTTTCGATGTCTAAAATAAATCGCGTAAGTCTTAGTTAATTGAACTCTAACCCTTATCTGAATCGATTCGTTCTTTCGAAGATGATCTCTAATGCTCCTCTCACCCGGGGGCATTAACGATAATAAAAGGAGGTAGCAAGTGACTATTGCTATTGTTATAGGCACACATGGTTGGGCTGCAGAGCAGTTACTTAAAACCGCAGAAATGCTTTTAGGCGAACAGGAAAACGTCGGTTGGATCGATTTCGTTCCCGGTGAAAATGCTGAGACGCTGATAGAAAAATATACCGCTCAACTGGCAAATCTGGATACCAGTAGCGGCGTGCTGTTCCTTGTTGATACCTGGGGCGGCAGTCCATTTAACGCGGCAAGCCGCATTGTGGTTGATAAAGAGCAGCATGAGGTTGTTGCCGGGATTAACATCCCCATGCTGGTCGAAACGCTGATGGCCCGTGACGACAATCCAAGCTTTGACGAGCTGGTTGCCCTGGCTGTCGAAACCGGTCGTGAAGGCGTGAAAGCGCTGAAAGCGAAACCTACAGAAAACGTCGCTCCGGCGGCGGCCCCTGCCCCGGCTGCTGCCCCGAAAGCCGCCGCCCCGCTTAAGCCGATGGGTCCGAACGATTACATGCAGATTGGCCTGGCGCGTATCGACGACCGTCTGATTCACGGCCAGGTGGCTACCCGCTGGACCAAAGAGACCAACGTCCAGCGCATCATTGTGGTCAGCGATGAAGTCGCCGCTGATACGGTTCGTAAAACTCTCCTTACCCAGGTGGCCCCGCCGGGCGTAACCGCGCACGTGGTGGATGTCGCCAAGATGATCCGCGTTTACAACAACCCGAAATATGCGGGTGAGCGTGTGATGCTGCTGTTTACCAACCCAACGGACGTCGAACGTATTGTTGAGGAAGGGGTAAAAATCACCTCCGTGAACATCGGTGGTATGGCTTACCGTCAGGGCAAAACGCAGGTGAACAATGCGGTGTCGGTGGACGAAAAAGATATCGAAGCGTTCAGGAAACTTAACGATCGCGGGATCGAGCTTGAAGTCCGTAAAGTCTCTACCGACCCGAAACTGAAAATGATGGATCTGATCAGCAAAGTGGCGAAATAAGCCGGCGCTGGTTGACAAATTTCACACTTAAGTCTGTTAAAGCTATAGGAGAAGTACAATGGAGATTACCACTCTTCAGATTGTGCTGGTGTTCATCGTCGCGTGTATAGCGGGTATGGAATCCGTACTAGATGAATTTCAGTTTCACCGTCCGCTGGTCGCCTGTACGTTAATCGGCGCCGTTCTCGGCGATATGAAAACCGGTATCATCATCGGTGGTACCCTGGAAATGATCGCCCTGGGCTGGATGAACATCGGCGCGGCCGTTGCGCCGGATGCGGCTCTCGCCTCCATCATCTCTACCGTGCTGGTCATCGCCGGCCATCAAAATATCGGTGCCGGTATCGCGCTGGCTATCCCACTGGCTGCAGCAGGCCAGGTTCTGACCATCATCGTGCGTACTATCACCGTTGCATTCCAGCATGCGGCAGATAAGGCGGCGGAGAATGGCAACCTGACGGCGCTGTCGTGGATCCACGTCTCGTCCCTGTTCCTGCAGGCCATGCGTATCGCTATCCCGGCGGTTATCGTGGCAATCTCCGTCGGTACCAGCGAAGTCCAGGGTATGCTGAACGCCATTCCTGAAGTGGTCACCAGCGGTCTGAACATTGCAGGCGGCATGATCGTGGTCGTCGGTTATGCGATGGTCATCAACATGATGCGCGCAGGCTACCTGATGCCGTTCTTCTATCTCGGCTTCGTTACCGCGGCCTTCACCAACTTCAACCTGGTGGCACTGGGTGTGATTGGTGCGGTAATGGCTATCCTCTACATCCAGCTCAGCCCGAAATATAACCGCGTAGCCGGTAGTGCACAGGTTGCTGGTAATAACGATCTCGATAACGAACTGGACTAGCAGGTGAGCGAAATGGTTGATATGACTAAAACTACCCCTCAGAAAAAACTGACTTCGGGTGATATTCGTGGCGTGTTCATCCGTTCAAACCTGTTCCAGGGTTCATGGAACTTCGAACGTATGCAGGCGCTGGGCTTCTGCTTCTCTATGGTACCGGCAATCAAACGTCTGTATCCCGAGAACAACGAAGCGCGTCGTCAGGCGATTAAACGTCACCTGGAATTCTTCAACACCCATCCTTACGTCGCAGCGCCGGTTCTGGGCGTAACGCTGGCGATGGAAGAGCAGCGTGCTAACGGCGCAGAGATTGACGATGGTGCCATCAACGGTATCAAAGTGGGTCTGATGGGGCCGCTGGCGGGCGTAGGTGACCCGATCTTCTGGGGTACCGTGCGTCCGGTCTTCGCCGCGCTCGGTGCGGGTATCGCCATGAGCGGCAGCCTGCTGGGTCCTCTGCTCTTCTTTATCCTGTTTAACGTGGTACGTCTGGCAACCCGCTACTACGGCGTGGCCTATGGCTACCGTAAGGGCGTGGATATCGTCCAGGATATGGGCGGCGGCTTCCTGCAGAAACTGACTGAGGGGGCGTCAATCCTCGGCCTGTTTGTCATGGGGGCGCTGGTTAACAAGTGGACGCACGTTAACATCCCGCTGGTGGTGTCAACCATCACCGGTCAGGATGGTCAGACCCGTGTGACCACCGTGCAAACCATTCTTGACCAGCTGATGCCGGGCCTGGTACCGCTGCTGCTGACCTTCGCCTGTATGTGGCTGCTGCGAAAAAAGGTCAATGCGCTGT encodes the following:
- a CDS encoding PTS mannose transporter subunit IID, which gives rise to MVDMTKTTPQKKLTSGDIRGVFIRSNLFQGSWNFERMQALGFCFSMVPAIKRLYPENNEARRQAIKRHLEFFNTHPYVAAPVLGVTLAMEEQRANGAEIDDGAINGIKVGLMGPLAGVGDPIFWGTVRPVFAALGAGIAMSGSLLGPLLFFILFNVVRLATRYYGVAYGYRKGVDIVQDMGGGFLQKLTEGASILGLFVMGALVNKWTHVNIPLVVSTITGQDGQTRVTTVQTILDQLMPGLVPLLLTFACMWLLRKKVNALWIIVGFFVIGIVGYAIGLLGL